The DNA sequence TTGTTGTTTTTACTTCATTATCATTATTACTTAAACGAAAAAACAATAATTGTATTTAAGATTATGCGTTTAAATAGTTTCATAATAAAAATAATATTTACTTTGTAAACGTAATTACAATATAGTTATTATGGCTGAATTTGTTAGGATATATGAAGAAAATCCGAACCCAAGAGAAATAGATAGGGTAGTTGCTATTTTAAAAAAAGGCGGAATAATTATTTACCCAACAGATACCGTTTACGGTTTAGGCTGTGATATTACGAATATAAAAGCTCTGGAGCGTATAGCAAGAATTAAACAAGTGAAATTGGAAAAATCCAATTTTTCGTTTGTGTGTCATGACCTCAGTAATTTGAGTGATTATGTAAAACAGATTGATACATCGGTTTTTAAAATATTGAAACGAGCACTTCCAGGACCTTACACTTTTATTCTCCCGGGCTCAAAATCGTTACCCAATCCTTTTAAAAAGAAAAAAACGGTTGGTATTCGTGTGCCTGATAATAATATAGCTTTGGAGATTGTAAAAAAACTGGGCAATCCGATTATTTCAACATCCATTCGTGATGATGATGAAGTCATAGAATATACAACAGACCCCGAATTAATTTTAGAAAAGTGGAATAATTTGGTTGATTTGGTAATTGATGGTGGCTATGGCGATAATGAACCTTCCTCAGTTATTGATTTGTCTGAAGGAGAGCCAGTAGTTATTAGAAAGGGAAAGGGAAATTTAGAAATTTTTTAAGCTTGCTTTTTTTGGTATTTAAAAAATAGTTTTGAAATAGGGATAAACATTAAAGCTGAAAATACAAAGAGTAGAAATGATATTTTAAGATTAAAAGCATGAGCAATATAACCCAGTAATGGTGGCCCCATAAGCATTCCTGCAATAGCATACGTGGTAATAATGGAAACAGCCATTCCAGCCGAGTATTTTTTAGAAGTTCCAGCAAGCATAAACGTCATAGGGAAAATAGCGGCAACACCAATGCCTACAATGCTAAATCCAATAAGTGCAGGCCAGAAATAAGGGAAAATTATTGCTGTTAAAACACCAGAGGCTATTAATGTGGAACTTAATATATATAGTTTTGAAAATCCAATTTTATCCATTAAGATATCAGAAAAGAATCTAGAAAGAGTCATAAATAATATAAAAATGAGATAGCCAAGTGTAAAAACGTCTTCTTTAACAACGTCTTTAAAATAAACACCACTCCAATCAAACATACCACCTTCGCAAACAGCAGCAAAAAATATGATGATACCTAAAAGCATAATCATTTTGTCAGGCTTTCCTAAAATTAGTTTATTTCCATGAGGAGATTTGTCTTGTTTTAGAAGAAACGGATATGCTAAAAAAGCGACTAATAAACCAACTAGCGCAACACTAATAAAATGGTAGGAAATGGGGATT is a window from the Pseudalgibacter alginicilyticus genome containing:
- a CDS encoding L-threonylcarbamoyladenylate synthase, producing MAEFVRIYEENPNPREIDRVVAILKKGGIIIYPTDTVYGLGCDITNIKALERIARIKQVKLEKSNFSFVCHDLSNLSDYVKQIDTSVFKILKRALPGPYTFILPGSKSLPNPFKKKKTVGIRVPDNNIALEIVKKLGNPIISTSIRDDDEVIEYTTDPELILEKWNNLVDLVIDGGYGDNEPSSVIDLSEGEPVVIRKGKGNLEIF
- a CDS encoding MFS transporter codes for the protein MTKKNKQRISLSVYFLLSGVCFASWASRIPTIKTLYNLNDAELGNLLLVLPISSLIGLPISGWLVSKFDSRKPLIFSFILFSIALILIGISDSIIMLIVALFLFAFNLRILNISVNTQSLTVQKSFTKKIIGSFHGVWSSGSLLGVGFSTLMVKMEIPISYHFISVALVGLLVAFLAYPFLLKQDKSPHGNKLILGKPDKMIMLLGIIIFFAAVCEGGMFDWSGVYFKDVVKEDVFTLGYLIFILFMTLSRFFSDILMDKIGFSKLYILSSTLIASGVLTAIIFPYFWPALIGFSIVGIGVAAIFPMTFMLAGTSKKYSAGMAVSIITTYAIAGMLMGPPLLGYIAHAFNLKISFLLFVFSALMFIPISKLFFKYQKKQA